The following are encoded in a window of Bradyrhizobium guangdongense genomic DNA:
- the lptB gene encoding LPS export ABC transporter ATP-binding protein, with amino-acid sequence MVDLFSMFRRRPAKRGRPGFARQDITALGDSVGGLVPSPVRDAPPIAREPMQASDPYGLEAPPRSRPAPAQPPKPAQPPRARSSAKTNGSGGPQLLRRPGFLAVHSVEKSFGSRQVVRGVSIYVRRGEAVGLLGPNGAGKTTVFYMITGLIKADRGAIELDGHDVTKLPMYQRARLGIGYLPQEASIFRGLTVEQNIRAVLEVVEPSRKKREQQLDSLLDEFNITRLRKSPSIALSGGERRRVEIARALATRPNYMLLDEPFAGIDPIAVGDIQDLVRHLTNRGIGVLITDHNVRETLGLTDRAYIVYAGEILTEGSPDEIVADPDVRRLYLGEEFRL; translated from the coding sequence ATGGTCGATCTCTTCAGCATGTTCCGTCGGCGCCCCGCCAAGCGCGGCCGGCCAGGATTTGCCCGTCAGGACATCACCGCCCTCGGTGACAGCGTCGGTGGCCTGGTGCCGAGCCCGGTGCGCGACGCGCCGCCGATCGCCCGTGAGCCCATGCAGGCCTCCGATCCCTATGGCCTCGAGGCTCCGCCGCGATCGCGGCCGGCCCCGGCGCAGCCGCCCAAGCCGGCGCAGCCCCCCAGGGCCAGATCCAGCGCCAAGACCAATGGTTCGGGCGGCCCGCAGCTGTTGCGCCGGCCGGGCTTCCTGGCTGTGCATAGCGTGGAAAAGAGTTTCGGCAGCCGGCAGGTCGTGCGCGGCGTCAGCATCTATGTCCGCCGCGGCGAGGCGGTCGGCCTGCTCGGCCCGAACGGCGCCGGCAAGACCACCGTGTTCTACATGATCACAGGCCTGATCAAGGCCGATCGCGGCGCGATCGAGCTCGACGGCCACGACGTCACGAAACTTCCGATGTATCAGCGCGCGCGGCTCGGCATCGGCTACCTGCCGCAGGAAGCCTCGATCTTCCGCGGCCTCACCGTCGAGCAGAACATCCGCGCCGTGCTCGAAGTGGTCGAGCCCTCGCGCAAGAAGCGCGAGCAGCAGCTCGACTCCCTGCTCGACGAGTTCAACATCACGCGCTTGAGGAAATCCCCGTCGATCGCGCTGTCGGGCGGCGAGCGCCGCCGCGTCGAGATCGCGCGCGCGCTGGCGACGCGTCCGAACTACATGCTGCTCGACGAGCCCTTTGCCGGCATCGATCCGATCGCGGTCGGCGACATTCAGGATCTCGTCCGCCATCTCACCAACCGCGGCATCGGCGTGCTCATCACCGACCACAATGTGCGCGAGACGCTCGGCCTCACCGACCGCGCCTACATCGTCTATGCCGGTGAGATACTGACGGAGGGGAGCCCGGACGAGATCGTCGCAGATCCCGATGTTCGCCGTCTTTACCTTGGCGAGGAATTCCGCCTCTAG
- a CDS encoding ribonuclease D, which produces MTVRLHRGDLPDLSRYTGAVAIDTETMGLNPHRDRLCVVQLSPGDGSADVVQIPKGHTDAPNLKALLANPANTKIFHFARFDVAVLYQTFGVMTGPIYCTKIASRLTRTYTDRHGLKDLVREVLNVDLSKQQQSSDWGSDSLTEPQLAYAASDVLHLHALRERLDAMLVREGRTQLAKSCFDFLPTRALLDLQGWAEEDIFAHS; this is translated from the coding sequence ATGACCGTACGCCTGCATCGCGGCGACCTGCCTGATCTCTCCCGCTACACCGGCGCGGTGGCGATCGACACCGAGACCATGGGGCTGAACCCGCATCGCGACCGGCTCTGCGTGGTCCAGCTCTCGCCGGGCGACGGCAGCGCCGACGTGGTGCAGATCCCGAAGGGGCACACCGATGCGCCGAACCTGAAGGCCCTGCTCGCCAATCCCGCCAATACGAAGATCTTCCATTTCGCCCGGTTCGACGTCGCCGTGCTGTACCAGACTTTCGGCGTGATGACCGGGCCGATCTACTGCACCAAGATCGCCTCGCGCCTGACCCGCACCTACACCGATCGCCACGGCCTCAAGGATCTCGTGCGCGAGGTGCTCAATGTCGATCTGTCCAAGCAGCAGCAGTCCAGCGATTGGGGTTCCGACAGCCTGACCGAGCCGCAGCTCGCCTATGCCGCCTCCGACGTGCTGCACCTGCATGCCTTACGCGAGCGGCTGGACGCCATGCTGGTCCGGGAGGGCCGCACCCAGCTCGCGAAGTCCTGTTTCGACTTCCTGCCGACCCGTGCCCTGCTCGACCTCCAGGGGTGGGCGGAAGAGGACATTTTCGCGCATTCCTGA
- a CDS encoding alpha/beta fold hydrolase: MIHEINGLDVHVLEAGYESPGRPLALLLHGFPDLAYGWRHLIPILADAGYHVVAPDQRGFGRTTGWVNSYDAALGPFSLLNMTRDAIGLVSALGYRRTAMLVGHDFGSPVAAYCSLARPDVFPSVVLMSAPFPGPPAFPFNTANSEASQVQPSSENQKLAAALAALDPPRAYYQQYLSTRGANDDMWHPPQGLHAFLRAFFYVKSADWPGNKPHPLKSRSAVELAQMPTYYVMDLGKTMPDAVAPFHPSDAEVQACKWLTEPELGVYTEEYDRTGFQGALQAYRVYSDPDLNAELRMFSGKTIDVPSLFIGGMSDWGTYAAPGALELMTTKATTRMAGIELIDGAGHWIQQEQPLRLSMLLLAFIKGAGGPANHVDRQP; this comes from the coding sequence ATGATCCATGAGATCAACGGCCTCGATGTCCATGTTCTCGAGGCCGGTTACGAAAGTCCCGGCCGGCCACTTGCGCTGCTGCTGCATGGCTTTCCGGACTTGGCTTACGGCTGGCGGCACCTCATCCCGATCCTGGCGGACGCCGGGTACCATGTCGTGGCGCCCGACCAGCGGGGATTTGGCCGTACCACCGGCTGGGTGAATAGCTATGACGCCGCTCTCGGACCCTTCAGCCTCCTGAACATGACGCGTGACGCGATCGGGCTGGTTTCGGCGTTGGGGTATCGGCGCACGGCAATGCTCGTCGGGCACGACTTCGGCTCGCCCGTCGCGGCCTATTGTTCGCTGGCGCGACCTGACGTCTTTCCCTCGGTGGTGCTGATGAGCGCACCGTTCCCCGGTCCGCCGGCGTTTCCGTTCAACACCGCGAACAGCGAAGCATCGCAGGTGCAACCGAGCAGTGAGAATCAAAAGTTGGCGGCCGCGCTGGCGGCGCTCGATCCGCCGAGAGCGTATTACCAACAATATTTGAGCACACGGGGCGCGAACGATGACATGTGGCACCCCCCACAAGGCTTACATGCGTTTCTTCGCGCGTTTTTCTACGTCAAGAGCGCCGACTGGCCGGGAAACAAGCCGCATCCGCTGAAGTCGCGAAGCGCTGTCGAACTTGCACAAATGCCGACCTATTACGTCATGGATCTCGGCAAGACGATGCCCGATGCCGTCGCTCCATTCCACCCGTCCGACGCCGAGGTCCAGGCCTGCAAATGGCTCACCGAGCCGGAGCTTGGCGTGTACACGGAGGAATATGACCGCACCGGCTTTCAAGGCGCCCTGCAGGCATATCGGGTCTATTCCGATCCTGACCTGAACGCCGAGTTGCGCATGTTTTCGGGCAAAACGATCGATGTCCCCTCGCTTTTCATCGGCGGGATGAGCGATTGGGGCACCTACGCGGCGCCGGGCGCGCTCGAACTGATGACGACGAAGGCGACAACGAGGATGGCGGGCATCGAGCTGATCGACGGCGCCGGTCATTGGATCCAGCAGGAGCAGCCGCTTCGTCTCAGCATGCTCCTGCTCGCCTTCATCAAGGGGGCGGGTGGACCGGCCAATCATGTTGACCGACAGCCGTGA
- a CDS encoding UbiA family prenyltransferase, whose translation MEQPVRQYDRSEPAPQAAPAQARTLVIDLEGALLRSELLMEALFSSPARMLARFGAGGRAGMAALTEILARAELDYAHLPYDAGVLNQALAARARGAKIYLVADRFASHAAGIAAHLGFDGVVTPSDLAAGDHLPFDRTAVDRIDHVSRGRASLKTWAKALRVYQYAKNTLLFVPVITAHQINLATLGTTLLAFLAFSACASGAYLMNDLLDLAADRQHPTKRHRALAAGDLKISSALSAIPVLWGFALVASLCISASFLGVLAAYLATTIAYSLVLKRKMLVDVVTLAGLYSLRIVAGAVAAGVVLSEWLMVFSLFVFTSLALIKRFSELSMRQGEGLADPSNRDYRITDLNIIAAMAAASAMNAVTVFTLYVSSSAVTPLYSRPWMLWLLAPLLLYWFGRALMIAHRREMPDDPILYAFRDGASRLTVAAMVCIMLAAI comes from the coding sequence ATGGAGCAGCCCGTCAGGCAGTACGATCGCAGCGAGCCCGCGCCGCAGGCTGCGCCGGCGCAGGCTCGCACGCTCGTGATCGATCTCGAAGGCGCGCTGCTGCGCTCCGAGCTGCTGATGGAAGCGCTGTTCTCAAGCCCTGCCCGCATGCTCGCCCGCTTCGGCGCGGGCGGCCGCGCCGGGATGGCGGCACTCACCGAGATCCTGGCGCGCGCCGAGCTCGACTATGCCCACCTGCCCTACGATGCCGGCGTGTTGAACCAGGCGCTGGCGGCGCGGGCGCGCGGCGCGAAGATCTATCTGGTCGCGGACCGCTTTGCCTCTCATGCGGCCGGCATCGCCGCGCATCTCGGCTTCGACGGCGTCGTCACGCCCTCCGATCTCGCCGCCGGCGATCATCTGCCGTTCGACCGTACTGCCGTCGATCGCATCGATCATGTCAGCCGCGGCCGCGCAAGTTTGAAGACCTGGGCGAAAGCGCTGCGGGTCTATCAATACGCCAAGAACACGCTGCTGTTCGTGCCCGTCATCACCGCGCATCAGATCAATCTTGCCACGCTCGGCACGACGCTGCTGGCGTTCCTGGCGTTCTCGGCCTGTGCGTCCGGCGCCTATCTGATGAACGACCTGCTCGATCTCGCCGCCGATCGCCAGCATCCGACCAAGCGTCATCGCGCGCTCGCGGCCGGCGATCTCAAGATCTCCTCGGCGCTCTCGGCGATCCCCGTGCTGTGGGGCTTTGCGCTCGTCGCCAGCCTCTGCATCTCGGCCAGCTTCCTCGGCGTGCTCGCCGCCTATCTCGCCACCACCATCGCCTATTCGCTCGTGCTCAAGCGCAAGATGCTGGTCGACGTCGTCACGCTCGCCGGGCTCTATTCCTTGCGCATCGTCGCCGGCGCGGTCGCGGCCGGCGTCGTGCTGTCGGAATGGCTGATGGTGTTCTCGTTGTTCGTGTTCACTTCGCTGGCGCTGATCAAGCGTTTCAGCGAGCTCAGCATGCGCCAGGGCGAGGGCCTCGCCGATCCCTCCAACCGCGACTATCGCATCACCGACCTCAACATCATCGCCGCGATGGCGGCCGCGAGCGCCATGAACGCGGTGACGGTATTTACGCTCTACGTCTCCTCCTCCGCGGTGACGCCGCTCTACAGCCGGCCCTGGATGCTGTGGCTGCTCGCGCCTTTGCTGCTCTACTGGTTCGGCCGCGCCCTGATGATCGCGCATCGCCGCGAGATGCCCGACGATCCGATTCTGTATGCCTTCCGGGACGGCGCCAGCCGCCTAACCGTGGCGGCGATGGTCTGCATCATGCTGGCGGCGATCTGA
- a CDS encoding LptA/OstA family protein, which produces MVSLFPRNEWCAILRTAALVAGLALGATDAVRAQGAMQGVPNAMQGFSQNRDQPIQIEAASLEMRDKKKEATFSGNVKVVQGDTTMTSKTLVVFYESSSDKQAAPQAAPAKGAKAAPPMQSATPGPGGASSIKRLEARGSVVVTQKDQVVTGETAVFDTKTNLITVVGGPGGQVVLTQCQNVLRGDRLMVDMTTGVSRVESDSGKVQGLFIQSQGGGNGKCGTPVAPGAGSPLQLPGGTKQK; this is translated from the coding sequence ATGGTCAGTCTTTTCCCGCGCAATGAATGGTGCGCGATCCTTCGTACGGCTGCGCTTGTCGCTGGCCTCGCGCTGGGCGCAACGGATGCGGTGCGCGCGCAAGGCGCCATGCAGGGTGTGCCCAATGCGATGCAGGGCTTTTCGCAGAACCGCGATCAGCCGATCCAGATCGAGGCGGCTTCCCTCGAGATGCGCGACAAGAAGAAGGAGGCGACCTTCTCCGGCAATGTGAAGGTCGTGCAGGGCGACACCACCATGACCTCGAAGACGCTGGTGGTGTTCTACGAATCCAGCAGCGACAAGCAGGCCGCGCCGCAGGCAGCTCCTGCCAAGGGCGCGAAGGCGGCACCGCCGATGCAATCGGCGACGCCGGGGCCGGGCGGCGCCTCCTCGATCAAGCGGCTGGAGGCGCGCGGCAGTGTCGTCGTCACCCAGAAGGACCAGGTGGTCACAGGCGAGACCGCCGTGTTCGATACCAAGACCAACCTCATCACCGTGGTCGGTGGCCCCGGGGGCCAGGTGGTGCTGACCCAGTGCCAGAACGTGCTGCGCGGTGACCGCCTCATGGTCGACATGACCACCGGCGTCTCCCGGGTGGAATCCGACAGCGGCAAGGTCCAGGGCCTGTTCATCCAGTCTCAGGGCGGCGGCAACGGCAAATGCGGAACGCCGGTCGCTCCGGGCGCAGGCTCGCCCCTGCAATTGCCGGGTGGAACTAAACAAAAGTGA
- a CDS encoding MFS transporter produces the protein MTDQTLAAPIDDQQERQRGFTRYQSLLVALLAFAQFTIILDFIIMSPLGAIVMPSLDITAAQFGVAVSAYAFSAGLSGILAAGFADRFDRKRLLLFFYTGFTLGTALCAVAQDYHVLLVGRVVTGLFGGVIGSVVLAIVTDLFPLHLRGRVMGFVQTAFAASQVLGVPAGLFLANHWSWHVCFAAIVGLAIVTIAIIAFAMEPVDAHLKLKQDKNPFHHLVATIFEPRYTLAFCVTTLLATGGYMLMPFSSAFTVNNIGIDIVHLPTIYLVSGLFSIVTGPLVGRAADTFGKYPTFVFGCAMTVLMVLIYTHLGHVSLVSAITVNVLLFVGIFSRMIPSQAVMSAIPEPSQRGSFSAISASLQQLSGGLGSVLAAAIISQQPDGSLLHFERIGYVVVTTTLITLVAMYFVQKGVAERTGKRVV, from the coding sequence ATGACAGACCAGACGCTCGCCGCGCCGATCGACGATCAGCAGGAACGCCAGCGCGGCTTTACGCGCTACCAGTCACTCCTGGTGGCGCTGCTCGCCTTCGCGCAATTCACCATCATCCTCGACTTCATCATCATGTCGCCGCTCGGCGCCATCGTGATGCCCTCGCTCGACATCACGGCCGCACAGTTCGGCGTGGCGGTGTCGGCTTACGCCTTCAGTGCAGGCTTGTCGGGCATCCTGGCGGCCGGCTTTGCCGACCGGTTCGATCGCAAGCGGCTGCTGCTGTTCTTCTATACCGGCTTCACGCTCGGCACTGCGCTCTGCGCGGTCGCGCAGGATTATCACGTGCTGCTGGTCGGCCGCGTAGTGACCGGCTTGTTCGGCGGCGTGATCGGCTCGGTCGTGCTGGCCATCGTCACCGACCTGTTTCCCCTGCATTTGCGCGGCCGCGTGATGGGATTCGTCCAGACCGCCTTCGCCGCGAGCCAGGTGCTCGGCGTGCCGGCCGGGCTGTTTCTCGCCAATCACTGGAGCTGGCATGTCTGCTTTGCCGCGATCGTCGGCCTTGCGATCGTGACCATCGCCATCATCGCCTTCGCCATGGAGCCGGTCGATGCGCATCTGAAGCTGAAGCAGGACAAGAACCCGTTCCACCATCTGGTCGCGACGATATTCGAGCCGCGCTACACGCTGGCCTTCTGCGTCACCACCTTGCTGGCGACCGGCGGCTACATGCTGATGCCGTTCTCCAGTGCGTTCACCGTGAACAATATCGGCATCGACATCGTGCATCTGCCGACGATCTATCTGGTCTCCGGCCTGTTCAGCATCGTCACCGGCCCGCTGGTCGGCCGCGCCGCCGACACCTTCGGCAAATATCCGACCTTCGTGTTCGGCTGCGCGATGACCGTGCTCATGGTGCTGATCTACACCCATCTCGGCCACGTCTCGCTGGTATCAGCGATCACCGTCAACGTGCTGCTGTTCGTCGGCATCTTCTCGCGCATGATCCCGTCGCAGGCGGTGATGTCGGCGATCCCCGAGCCCAGCCAGCGCGGCTCGTTCAGCGCCATCAGCGCCTCGCTGCAGCAGCTCTCCGGCGGCCTCGGCTCGGTGCTCGCGGCCGCGATCATCTCGCAGCAGCCCGACGGCTCACTGCTGCATTTCGAGCGGATCGGCTACGTCGTCGTCACGACCACGCTCATCACGCTGGTGGCGATGTATTTCGTGCAGAAGGGGGTGGCGGAGCGGACGGGGAAGCGGGTGGTGTGA
- a CDS encoding tetratricopeptide repeat protein: MICGSIGRIFGLVCSVTMAATVVAHADDASNDRVIAEKTEIIATDPTNATAYELRGEAYHLKRDWNRALEDCNAAIRIDPNFGRAYNCRGRAYSAKGDRDRAMADYNEAIRLDPGYGPSYTSRALEYFNKGDFDLAIAGFTEAIARNPKQAYSALLRRGEAYEAKGDADRAVADYTEAMQRNPTAGAPYELRSNIHARKGELDAALDDCNSSVRLEPDKAGGHYCRAVVFLKKDEADAAIREFDEVTRMAPTFVSAYLARALAWHKMGDDKRAVADCDEAVRLQPTNATPYKRRAAAYRELGEHDRALADYNEALRIDPNNQDTLANRGLLYMMMSDSKRARADFNSVLALPPTDKEAMDTAREGLGFLK; encoded by the coding sequence ATGATTTGCGGTTCGATCGGCCGGATTTTCGGTCTCGTGTGCTCCGTCACCATGGCCGCAACGGTCGTGGCCCACGCTGACGATGCGTCGAACGACCGCGTCATCGCCGAGAAGACCGAGATCATCGCGACCGATCCGACCAACGCGACGGCCTATGAGCTGCGCGGCGAAGCCTACCATCTCAAGCGGGACTGGAATCGTGCACTCGAGGATTGCAACGCCGCGATCCGGATCGATCCGAATTTCGGGCGCGCCTACAATTGCCGCGGACGCGCTTATTCCGCCAAAGGCGATCGGGATCGCGCCATGGCCGACTACAACGAGGCCATTCGCCTCGATCCCGGCTACGGACCGTCTTACACATCGCGTGCGCTCGAATATTTCAACAAGGGCGATTTCGATCTCGCGATCGCCGGATTCACCGAGGCCATCGCGCGCAATCCCAAGCAAGCTTATTCTGCTCTCCTCAGGAGGGGCGAAGCGTACGAAGCGAAGGGCGATGCCGATCGTGCGGTCGCTGATTACACCGAAGCCATGCAGCGCAATCCGACCGCCGGGGCGCCTTACGAGCTGCGGAGCAACATCCATGCCCGCAAAGGCGAGCTCGACGCAGCTCTCGACGACTGCAACAGTTCGGTGCGTCTGGAGCCCGACAAGGCCGGCGGCCATTACTGCCGGGCCGTCGTCTTCCTGAAAAAGGACGAGGCCGATGCTGCCATCCGGGAGTTTGACGAGGTCACAAGGATGGCTCCGACCTTCGTCAGTGCCTACCTCGCCCGCGCTCTCGCGTGGCACAAGATGGGTGACGATAAACGCGCCGTTGCCGATTGCGACGAAGCGGTCAGGCTGCAGCCGACAAATGCGACGCCGTACAAACGCCGGGCCGCTGCCTATCGCGAATTGGGAGAGCACGATCGCGCGCTCGCCGACTACAACGAGGCGCTTCGAATCGATCCGAACAACCAGGATACTCTGGCCAATCGCGGCCTGCTCTACATGATGATGTCCGACTCCAAGCGTGCGCGCGCGGATTTCAACAGCGTACTCGCGCTGCCGCCGACCGACAAAGAGGCCATGGACACGGCGCGCGAAGGGCTCGGATTTCTGAAATGA
- the ptsN gene encoding PTS IIA-like nitrogen regulatory protein PtsN: MPITDLVAPEAILPALKVNSKKQALQELAAKAAELTGQNERSVFEVLLQREKLGTTAVGYGVAIPHGKLPKLEKIFGLFARLDRPIDFEAMDGQPVDLVFLLLAPEGAGADHLKALARIARLLRDQDIAKKLRASRDAQAIYSVLALPPATAA, encoded by the coding sequence ATGCCGATTACCGATCTGGTCGCGCCCGAGGCGATTCTCCCGGCATTGAAGGTCAACAGCAAGAAGCAGGCGCTCCAGGAACTCGCGGCCAAGGCCGCCGAGCTGACCGGCCAGAACGAGCGCTCCGTGTTCGAGGTGCTGCTCCAGCGCGAGAAGCTCGGCACCACCGCCGTCGGCTACGGCGTCGCCATTCCGCACGGCAAGCTGCCCAAGCTCGAAAAGATCTTCGGCCTGTTCGCCCGGCTCGATCGCCCGATCGACTTCGAGGCGATGGACGGCCAGCCGGTCGACCTCGTCTTCCTGCTGCTCGCCCCCGAAGGCGCCGGCGCCGATCATCTCAAGGCGCTCGCCCGCATCGCCCGCCTGCTCCGCGACCAGGACATCGCCAAAAAGCTCCGCGCCTCGCGCGATGCCCAGGCGATCTATTCGGTGCTGGCCCTGCCGCCGGCAACCGCGGCGTAA
- the rpoN gene encoding RNA polymerase factor sigma-54: MALSQRLEFRQSQSLVMTPQLMQAIKLLQLSNLDLTTFVEEELERNPLLERANDEAPGEASAETAQFSDHDGEDSGGSGDADGFGGSGEAFEPGREEWMSKDLGTRAEIEQTLDTGLDNVFSEEPAETAARNAQDAAPTTYTEWGGGASGDEDYNLEAFVAAETTLSDHLAEQLSVAFTGAAQRMIGQYLIDLVDEAGYLPPDLGQAAERLGASQKDVEDVLAVLQKFDPPGVCARSLSECLAIQLRELDRYDPAMQALVEHLDLLAKRDIASLRKLCGVDDEDIADMIGEIRRLNPKPGMKFGSARLQTMVPDVYVRPGPDGGWHVELNSDTLPRVLVNQTYYSELSKKIGKDGDKSYFTDALQNATWLVRALDQRARTILKVATEIVRQQDGFFTHGVAHLRPLNLKAVADAIQMHESTVSRVTANKYMATNRGTFELKYFFTASIASADGGEAHSAEAVRHHIKQLIDSEEPSAILSDDTIVERLRASGIDIARRTVAKYREAMRIPSSVQRRRDKQSALGNVLSTALSDRSRNPEPA, encoded by the coding sequence ATGGCGCTTTCGCAGAGATTAGAGTTCCGGCAATCGCAGTCGCTGGTCATGACGCCGCAGCTGATGCAGGCGATCAAGCTGCTGCAGTTGTCCAATCTCGATCTCACCACCTTCGTGGAGGAGGAACTCGAGCGTAACCCCCTGCTGGAGCGGGCCAATGACGAGGCCCCCGGCGAGGCCTCGGCCGAGACCGCCCAGTTCAGCGACCATGATGGCGAGGATTCCGGCGGTTCGGGCGACGCGGACGGCTTTGGCGGCAGCGGCGAGGCCTTCGAGCCCGGCCGGGAAGAATGGATGAGCAAGGATCTCGGCACCCGGGCCGAGATCGAGCAGACCCTGGACACGGGCCTGGACAACGTCTTTTCCGAGGAGCCGGCGGAGACGGCCGCGCGCAACGCCCAGGACGCCGCGCCGACCACCTACACCGAATGGGGCGGCGGTGCCTCCGGTGACGAAGACTACAATCTCGAAGCTTTTGTCGCGGCCGAGACAACATTGTCCGACCATCTGGCCGAGCAGCTGTCGGTTGCATTCACCGGCGCCGCGCAGCGCATGATCGGCCAGTATCTGATCGATCTCGTCGACGAGGCCGGCTACCTGCCGCCCGATCTCGGGCAGGCCGCCGAGCGGCTTGGCGCATCGCAAAAGGATGTCGAGGACGTTCTTGCCGTGCTGCAAAAATTCGATCCGCCGGGCGTGTGCGCGCGCAGTTTGAGCGAGTGCCTCGCGATCCAGCTCCGCGAACTCGACCGCTACGATCCCGCAATGCAGGCGCTGGTGGAGCATCTCGATCTCCTCGCCAAGCGCGACATCGCGAGCTTGCGCAAGCTCTGCGGCGTCGACGACGAGGACATCGCCGACATGATCGGCGAGATCAGGCGTCTCAATCCCAAGCCCGGCATGAAGTTCGGCTCGGCGCGACTGCAGACCATGGTGCCCGACGTCTATGTCCGGCCGGGTCCGGACGGCGGCTGGCATGTCGAGCTCAACAGCGACACCTTGCCGCGCGTCCTGGTGAACCAGACCTACTATTCCGAGCTGTCGAAGAAGATCGGCAAGGACGGCGACAAATCCTATTTCACCGATGCGCTGCAGAACGCGACCTGGCTGGTGCGCGCGCTGGACCAGCGCGCCCGCACCATCCTGAAGGTCGCAACCGAGATCGTGCGCCAGCAGGACGGCTTCTTCACCCACGGTGTCGCGCATTTGCGGCCGCTGAATCTGAAGGCCGTCGCCGACGCCATCCAGATGCACGAATCCACGGTGTCGCGCGTCACCGCCAACAAATACATGGCGACCAATCGCGGCACGTTCGAGCTGAAATATTTCTTCACGGCCTCGATCGCGTCGGCCGACGGCGGCGAGGCGCATTCGGCCGAAGCCGTGCGTCACCACATCAAGCAGCTGATCGATTCGGAGGAGCCGTCAGCGATCCTGTCCGACGACACGATCGTGGAACGGTTGCGCGCTTCGGGCATTGATATTGCCCGCCGCACGGTCGCGAAGTACCGCGAAGCCATGCGCATTCCGTCCTCGGTGCAACGCCGTCGCGACAAGCAGAGCGCTCTTGGTAACGTCCTCTCCACCGCATTATCCGATCGCTCCCGCAATCCCGAGCCGGCCTGA
- the hpf gene encoding ribosome hibernation-promoting factor, HPF/YfiA family, which translates to MTLRISGKSVSVGEALRGRVTDRTEEVLRKYFDGNYSGHITLSKDGFGFRTDCALHLDSGITLEADSNAPDAYASADQALIMIEKRLKRYKSRLKDRSARKAHVASAALAALDATSYVLEAPGEADDEDEVTGYSPVIIAEATTSLKQMSVSEAVMELDLSGAPCLVFQHGSSGRVNIIYRRADGNVGWIDPPGAKPDGKAGD; encoded by the coding sequence ATGACTCTTCGGATTTCGGGCAAGAGCGTCAGCGTCGGCGAGGCCCTGCGTGGCCGCGTGACCGACCGGACTGAAGAGGTCCTGCGCAAATATTTCGACGGCAATTATTCCGGCCACATCACCCTGTCCAAGGACGGCTTCGGCTTCCGCACCGACTGCGCGCTGCATCTGGATTCGGGAATCACGCTCGAGGCCGATTCGAACGCGCCGGACGCCTATGCCAGCGCCGACCAGGCGCTGATCATGATCGAGAAGCGGCTGAAGCGCTACAAGAGCCGGCTGAAGGACCGCTCGGCCCGCAAGGCCCACGTCGCCTCCGCCGCCCTGGCTGCCCTCGACGCCACCAGTTACGTGCTGGAAGCCCCTGGCGAGGCGGACGACGAGGACGAGGTCACCGGCTATAGCCCCGTGATCATCGCCGAGGCCACCACGTCGCTGAAACAGATGTCGGTCAGCGAAGCCGTCATGGAACTCGACCTCAGCGGGGCACCCTGCCTGGTATTCCAGCATGGCTCCTCGGGCCGGGTGAACATCATCTACCGCCGGGCCGACGGCAATGTCGGCTGGATCGACCCGCCCGGTGCCAAACCGGACGGCAAAGCGGGCGATTAG
- the lptC gene encoding LPS export ABC transporter periplasmic protein LptC: MNSAHNPTYDAELAAKFASAARHSRLVRILRIAVPATVAASLAAIVAVSTFLNPFKIPIKLDSGNLVVTGTKITMETPHLSGFTPDQRPYELWAKTATQDITDPDHVDLNDLKAKVLMEDKSTIFLDARTGRFDNKQQQLDLHKDIFLRTSTGYEARLNSAFVDMNKGTVSSDERVDVKLTNGTLTADRLRITEGGDVIRFEGNVVMHLDRISTDELAPAPVEQPAPPPPKSRNKSANSK; encoded by the coding sequence GTGAATTCGGCCCACAATCCCACTTACGACGCCGAGCTTGCGGCGAAGTTTGCCAGCGCGGCGCGCCACAGCCGCCTGGTGCGGATTCTGCGCATCGCGGTGCCGGCGACAGTGGCCGCGTCCCTGGCGGCGATCGTCGCGGTCTCGACCTTCCTCAATCCTTTCAAGATCCCCATCAAGCTCGACTCCGGAAATCTCGTGGTCACAGGCACCAAGATCACGATGGAAACGCCGCACCTGTCCGGCTTCACGCCGGACCAGCGGCCCTACGAGCTCTGGGCCAAGACCGCGACGCAGGACATCACCGATCCCGACCATGTCGATCTCAACGACCTCAAGGCGAAGGTGCTGATGGAAGACAAGTCGACCATATTCCTCGATGCCCGCACCGGCCGCTTCGACAACAAGCAGCAGCAGCTCGATCTGCACAAGGACATCTTCCTGCGCACCTCGACCGGCTACGAGGCACGGCTGAACTCGGCTTTCGTCGACATGAACAAGGGCACGGTCTCCTCGGACGAGCGGGTCGACGTCAAGCTGACCAACGGCACGCTCACCGCCGACCGGCTGCGCATCACGGAAGGCGGTGACGTCATTCGTTTCGAAGGCAATGTGGTGATGCATCTGGACAGGATCAGCACGGATGAGCTGGCGCCGGCTCCCGTCGAGCAGCCCGCGCCGCCACCGCCGAAGTCCAGGAACAAATCTGCGAACTCAAAGTGA